The DNA region CAAGAATAGCTTCATGAAGTCCAGAAGCACAACACCCTTTTAAGTATTTTCTACATAAATCAAAAGTTGAATGTAATGCAAAACCTTTTAGTGCTAAAAGAATATTTACATTAGCCTCATCTTGAACTCTTTTTAATAACTTTAGATTCTTTTCTAACAGTTTTTCTTCACATACAAAACTTGGACTTGGCAAGTTCTCAAAATTATTTATTATTTTATTATTCTTCATTGAAAGGTTCAAAATCCTCTTTTGTTACTCCACAATCTGGGCATTGCCAATCTTCTGGAATTTCTTCAAAAGGTGTTCCAGGTTCTATTTCTCCATCTGAATCACCAACAGCAGGATCATATATATAATCACAAACTACACAGATATATTTTTGCATATTCCTCTCCTTATCACTTAATTATAGTATTAT from Malaciobacter molluscorum LMG 25693 includes:
- the rd gene encoding rubredoxin — translated: MQKYICVVCDYIYDPAVGDSDGEIEPGTPFEEIPEDWQCPDCGVTKEDFEPFNEE